The nucleotide sequence CTCGACCTCACCGCGCGCTACGTTGCCGGCGAGTTTGCCCGCTTCGGCCTTGCACCCGGCGGCGACGCCGGGCAGTTCGAGCAGCGCTACGCCATTGCCAGGACGCGCCTCGACGGCGACGCTTCCAACGCCACCTTCTCGTCAGGCAGCACGCGCGCGGTGGCCAGCGCGCGTCGCGACTTCATCTACGTCTTCGGCCCGCGAACCGGGCGCCCCGTCGTGGCCCCGGTCGTCCTCGTGAACGGTCCACTCCTCGTGGACAGCGCCAAGGTCCTCCCCATCCAGGGGAAGACGCTGGTCGTGGTCGCCGACTCGCGCGCCCCCAACGCCACCCCGGTCAACCAGTTCCTCGCCCCGGTCTTCGAACGCGGGCCGGCCGCGGTGATCATCGTCCTCAACAACGACACGACGACGCTGGCGCGGCAGGTGGCCAACCAGTTTCGCGAGCGCACGATGGTCGAGGGGGAGACGGCCGACGATCCGGTGGTGACGATGGTGCACGAACGCGTGCTCGGCGCTGCCTTTCGCGCCGCGGGGCTCGACCTCGCAGCGCTGCGCGCCGCCACGCGCTACGAAGCGCGTCCCGTCGCTGCACTCAACGTGAGCGTCACCGTCGCCAACCTCGCCAACGGCGCCATCACCGCGCCTAACGTCGTGGGCATCCTCGAAGGGAGCGACCCCGAACTCAAGCGCGAGTACATCGTCTTCTCGGCGCACATGGACCATGTCGGGATCAATGCGAGCGCCAAGGGCGATTCCATCTGGAACGGCGCCGACGACGACGCATCGGGAACCGTGGGGGTGATCGAACTCGCCGAGGCATTCAGC is from Gemmatimonadaceae bacterium and encodes:
- a CDS encoding M28 family peptidase; the protein is MHRALLALAVVPIALNAQGSAPARALDSASAHAVGTITESDIQRRIAIIADDSMGGRDTPSRGLDLTARYVAGEFARFGLAPGGDAGQFEQRYAIARTRLDGDASNATFSSGSTRAVASARRDFIYVFGPRTGRPVVAPVVLVNGPLLVDSAKVLPIQGKTLVVVADSRAPNATPVNQFLAPVFERGPAAVIIVLNNDTTTLARQVANQFRERTMVEGETADDPVVTMVHERVLGAAFRAAGLDLAALRAATRYEARPVAALNVSVTVANLANGAITAPNVVGILEGSDPELKREYIVFSAHMDHVGINASAKGDSIWNGADDDASGTVGVIELAEAFSQPGARPRRSLIFVTVSGEEKGLWGSEYFASHMPVPVDQVVANLNMDMIGRNWRDTIAVIGREHSDLGGTLDRVNAMHPELQMHAIDDLWPNENFYFRSDHYNFARRGIPILFFFNGTHKDYHQASDSPEKIDAEKEARIVKLIYYLGEAIANANERPKWNEASRKRIVTAK